The nucleotide window ATCGCGGCTGGCTAAGTAAAGTGGTAGCAACGGATTTCGGAGCCCTGCCGCCGGAGATCAATTCCGGACTGTTGTACACGGGTCCGGGATCGGAACCGATGCTGGCCGCCGCGACCGCCTGGGACGGTCTTGCCGCGGTCTTGAATTCCGCGGCGGTTTCCTACGCTGCGGTGGTCTCCGGGTTAACCCACGAGGCGTGGATGGGTCCCGCGTCAGCGTCGATGGCAGCGGCCGCGGCACCGTTTGCGGGCTGGCTCAGTGCGGTGACGGAGCAGGCCCAACAGACAGCGATTCAGGCCAATACGGCGGCGGCGGCGTTTGAGACAGCGTTCGCTATGGTCGTCCCGCCGCCGCTGATCGAGGCCAACCGCAGCCAGCTCATGTCGCTGGTCACCACCAACCTCCTTGGGCTCAACACCCCGGCCATCGAGGCCCTTCAGGCCGACTACGCCGAGATGTGGGCGCAGGATGCGGCCGCCATGTATCAGTACTCGGCGGCCTCAGAGGCCGCGTCCACGCTGACACCATTCACTCAACCGGCGCAGACCGCCGACCCGACGGGGACGGCGGTCCAGGCCACCGAGGCGGCCTCGGGAACCGGAACAAGCACCTCCGCCGCGGGGGGCGACGTCGCTGCCACACCGTCGGCCACCCCGGCAGGAATCGGGTCCGACGCGCCGATTGCGCCGCTCACCTCCGAGTCGTCGGCCCCGGCCGCCAGCATCGTCGTTCCAACCCCGATTGGGGATTTGGACATTGTGGCTACCTACATCGCGGTCGTCGCGACCACCAGCATGTCGCTAGCAATCGTGAACACCGCCAGACCCTGGAACTTCACCCACGGAAACACCGCCAACGGCGGCATCGGCCCCACACAGGGCACCGCCGTGGACGAGGAAGCTCCCCGGACTTCCGGGTCCGAGGTTTTGGTGTCCGCACCGATCGGCGGAGGCGCACCCGTATCCGCCGGAGTGGGTCACGCGGCACTGCTCGGGGCCTTGTCGGTGCCGCATAGCTGGACCACGGCGGCCCCGGAGATCAAGCTGGCGGTCGAGTCGTTGCCCAGCGCCAGCTTCAGCGCTGCTCCGCAGGCGGATTTCGGCGGAGTTCCCACCGGTCTATTGAGCGGAATGGCTTTGGCAAGTCTGGCGGCACGTGGCGCCGCCGGTGGTACCGGCGCTCGGAACAGCAACGACGCCTCCGACGAGGAGGGGCAGCCCAACCGCAAACCCACGGTGGTGGTGATCCAAAAGCCGCCACCCGCCGAGGGACCACTCGGCCACCGGCCGTCATAACTGAAGCCCCCAGGTGCTCCGGACTCCGGGGCCGCCGAGTACGGCCGGGCGCGGCCACAACGCACCCCAGGGGCCGTCCGCGCCGTGGGATCTCGGTGTTTGCGCAGTTCAGCCGGACACTGTCGACGCCGAAATGTCGGGTTTTGGCGCAGATGTTTGTCGACGGCCCTCGCTGGCAATCTGTTGCAAGAGGGGGGCGTAT belongs to Mycobacterium basiliense and includes:
- a CDS encoding PPE family protein translates to MVATDFGALPPEINSGLLYTGPGSEPMLAAATAWDGLAAVLNSAAVSYAAVVSGLTHEAWMGPASASMAAAAAPFAGWLSAVTEQAQQTAIQANTAAAAFETAFAMVVPPPLIEANRSQLMSLVTTNLLGLNTPAIEALQADYAEMWAQDAAAMYQYSAASEAASTLTPFTQPAQTADPTGTAVQATEAASGTGTSTSAAGGDVAATPSATPAGIGSDAPIAPLTSESSAPAASIVVPTPIGDLDIVATYIAVVATTSMSLAIVNTARPWNFTHGNTANGGIGPTQGTAVDEEAPRTSGSEVLVSAPIGGGAPVSAGVGHAALLGALSVPHSWTTAAPEIKLAVESLPSASFSAAPQADFGGVPTGLLSGMALASLAARGAAGGTGARNSNDASDEEGQPNRKPTVVVIQKPPPAEGPLGHRPS